From a single Okeanomitos corallinicola TIOX110 genomic region:
- a CDS encoding sulfotransferase domain-containing protein has protein sequence MKNSLSQSIRKLTFLSKAGSAEKYKPTENDVYLVSYPRSGNTWMRVIMSELLYHKSGDSIEELQNYVPDIHQPIFTKDLIKSNFHVIKSHYPYVVNNNIKNRASVKNYKKVVYIVRDPRDILISHYKYLNNFRYSINFDKFIWDWITGRIWPCSWQEHVNSWIGMGYENIGVEIELIKYEDLLLNPEPEIMKLSTIMGIQFTSEDVQRALQAAAVEKMRSKETKGMPRHERQEKAQFIGEATNKQWLEKLTAEQLNLIEEYLGHTMKRCGYTVN, from the coding sequence CGTAAATTAACTTTTTTATCAAAAGCAGGTTCTGCTGAAAAATATAAACCTACAGAAAATGATGTTTATTTAGTTTCTTATCCACGTTCAGGAAACACATGGATGAGAGTTATTATGTCTGAACTTTTATACCATAAATCAGGTGACAGCATTGAGGAATTACAAAATTATGTTCCAGATATTCACCAGCCAATTTTTACAAAAGACTTAATCAAGTCTAACTTTCATGTAATTAAAAGTCATTATCCATATGTTGTTAACAATAATATTAAAAATAGGGCATCAGTTAAAAATTATAAAAAAGTAGTTTACATAGTTAGAGACCCAAGAGACATATTAATATCTCATTACAAATACTTAAACAATTTCAGATATAGTATTAACTTTGATAAGTTTATCTGGGACTGGATTACTGGAAGAATTTGGCCTTGTTCATGGCAAGAACACGTTAATTCCTGGATAGGTATGGGGTATGAAAATATAGGTGTTGAAATAGAACTGATTAAATATGAAGACTTATTGCTAAATCCTGAACCAGAAATCATGAAACTAAGTACGATAATGGGTATTCAGTTTACATCAGAAGATGTACAACGCGCTCTCCAAGCGGCAGCAGTAGAAAAAATGCGTTCTAAGGAAACCAAGGGAATGCCTAGACATGAAAGACAAGAGAAAGCTCAGTTTATAGGTGAAGCAACAAATAAGCAATGGCTTGAAAAACTTACGGCTGAACAACTTAACCTAATTGAAGAATATCTAGGTCATACTATGAAGCGTTGCGGGTATACTGTGAATTAA
- a CDS encoding glycosyltransferase family 2 protein — MTNEQTVNSLLSITQVHKENYDCAKDNKNELSELINTSTFPRITIITPSYNQGNFIEETIQSIVSQGYPNLEYIIIDGGSTDNTVDIIKKYESLISYWVSEPDQGQTHAINKGLSKATGEIIAYLNSDDYYLPGTLFKVAEHFLKFPETDLLHGICRYVNQQGEKIGEQFGNINTLSEILDLWDVWWKKRQFVQPEVFWSRRITEKIGLFNEELYFVMDYDYWRRIIQAGGMINSLDVELSCFRFTDQQKSNQSEKVANELLDLVRPLLWDKLTNLSWQQRLILQGKWLYKVKFLDEVEQSVINNDGKLVRWFKTMGVVVRYPQILLVSSFQGRFKHWFNRFIK; from the coding sequence ATGACAAACGAGCAAACAGTTAATTCTTTATTATCTATTACTCAAGTACACAAAGAAAATTATGACTGTGCAAAAGATAACAAGAATGAATTATCAGAACTAATCAATACTTCAACCTTTCCTCGCATCACCATTATTACACCCAGTTATAATCAAGGAAATTTTATTGAAGAAACTATTCAGTCAATAGTTTCGCAAGGCTATCCAAATTTAGAATACATCATCATTGATGGAGGTAGTACAGATAATACAGTTGATATTATTAAAAAGTATGAGTCTTTAATATCCTATTGGGTTAGTGAGCCGGATCAAGGGCAAACTCATGCTATTAATAAAGGACTATCTAAGGCAACAGGTGAGATCATAGCTTATCTAAATAGCGATGATTATTATTTACCAGGAACACTATTTAAAGTAGCTGAACATTTTTTGAAATTTCCTGAAACAGATTTACTGCATGGAATTTGCAGGTACGTAAATCAGCAAGGGGAAAAAATCGGCGAACAATTTGGCAATATCAACACCTTGTCAGAAATTTTAGACCTATGGGATGTATGGTGGAAAAAACGCCAATTTGTGCAACCTGAAGTTTTTTGGAGTCGAAGAATTACAGAAAAAATAGGTTTGTTTAACGAAGAACTTTACTTTGTCATGGATTACGATTATTGGCGAAGAATAATTCAGGCAGGAGGTATGATTAATAGTTTGGATGTTGAGTTATCTTGTTTCCGATTTACTGATCAGCAAAAGTCAAATCAAAGTGAAAAAGTAGCTAATGAATTGTTAGATTTAGTACGTCCTCTTTTGTGGGATAAACTTACAAACCTATCTTGGCAGCAAAGATTAATTTTGCAAGGTAAATGGTTATATAAAGTTAAGTTTCTAGATGAAGTTGAACAGTCTGTAATTAATAATGATGGAAAATTAGTTCGTTGGTTTAAGACTATGGGAGTGGTTGTAAGATATCCACAAATATTGCTGGTTTCATCTTTTCAAGGCAGATTCAAACATTGGTTCAATAGATTTATAAAATGA
- a CDS encoding sulfotransferase family 2 domain-containing protein codes for MLNELNDKLQEKLVFFIHLPKTGGTTMHSIIGKQYNSVEIFKTDQQYNSDFFVPDFDDHKKQQLKIVSGHYCFGYHKYFDRPFTYLTILRHPVERVISDYFHIINVPHHWLHKEVGLNNMTLEDFVTSGISKLTENAQVRFLSGKNFETDFGKCSEKMLEIAKNNLQSYFSVVGITEEFDPTLLLLKKNLGWKMTSCLYTKQRVGHQSRKSYRPSEDTYKLIESHNSLDMNLYDEVKSNFTQTIASQDNNFGVELQVFRTLKQWSQSYSSLHKKAKTAYRNLSKVNEIV; via the coding sequence ATGTTAAATGAATTAAACGACAAATTACAGGAGAAATTAGTATTTTTTATTCATCTACCAAAAACTGGTGGAACTACTATGCACTCAATTATTGGGAAGCAATATAACTCGGTAGAGATATTTAAAACAGATCAACAATATAATTCAGATTTTTTCGTTCCAGATTTTGATGATCACAAGAAACAGCAATTAAAAATTGTTTCTGGACATTATTGTTTTGGGTATCACAAATATTTTGATAGACCTTTTACTTATTTAACCATACTTAGACACCCAGTAGAGCGAGTTATTTCCGACTACTTCCATATTATTAATGTACCTCACCACTGGTTACACAAAGAAGTTGGATTAAATAATATGACACTAGAAGATTTTGTGACAAGTGGGATATCAAAACTGACTGAAAATGCTCAGGTGCGTTTTTTATCAGGTAAAAACTTTGAAACGGATTTTGGTAAATGTTCTGAAAAAATGTTAGAAATTGCCAAAAATAACCTTCAGTCTTACTTTAGTGTTGTAGGAATTACAGAAGAATTTGATCCAACTTTATTACTTCTCAAGAAAAATCTAGGTTGGAAAATGACATCTTGCTTATACACTAAACAACGAGTAGGTCATCAAAGTAGAAAATCTTATAGACCGAGTGAAGATACTTATAAGTTAATTGAATCCCATAACTCTCTAGATATGAATTTATATGATGAAGTCAAAAGCAATTTTACACAAACAATAGCTTCTCAGGACAATAACTTTGGAGTTGAATTACAGGTGTTTAGAACTTTAAAACAATGGTCACAGTCTTACTCATCTTTGCACAAAAAAGCCAAAACCGCCTACAGAAATTTGTCTAAAGTGAATGAAATTGTATAA
- a CDS encoding glycosyltransferase, producing the protein MSDGNIDTTKPLRVLMMPDYRTINPYQTLLSQALGNEGVEVVFPDGYYRFLPIYRTLKKNQNIDVLHLHWLNSYLKGKNIIVKFIYSCKFLIDIVLTKFAGIEVVWTIHNHISHDAKFPILEHWVQQNLLYLADRIIVHDSLSIKHFTLNYNFNQLKIDVVPHGHYREIYDHAIPQLEARKILGIPLSGKVYLNLGLLRPYKGLERLLKVWEENQEFLKDSTLLIVGKALDEFYLQKLNQLAANIQGVVINANFVEDSKIHIFFSAADVVVLPFEKILTSGSLILAMSYNKPIIAPRTDSILETLGQANLLLYDYQDQQGLFNSLKLSNQMDLSKLSELVNQECDKLSWHEIGKKTATIFNDLLSCR; encoded by the coding sequence ATGAGTGATGGCAATATAGACACGACAAAGCCGCTAAGAGTCTTAATGATGCCAGATTACCGCACCATCAACCCCTATCAAACACTTTTATCTCAAGCATTAGGCAATGAAGGCGTGGAAGTTGTATTTCCTGATGGATACTATCGTTTCTTGCCAATATATAGAACTTTAAAAAAAAATCAAAACATAGATGTTCTACATCTTCACTGGCTAAATTCATACTTAAAAGGTAAAAATATAATAGTCAAATTTATTTATTCATGCAAATTTTTAATAGATATTGTTTTAACTAAATTTGCAGGTATAGAAGTTGTTTGGACTATTCATAATCACATTTCCCATGATGCCAAGTTTCCAATTCTAGAACACTGGGTGCAACAAAATCTGTTGTATCTAGCAGATAGAATCATTGTCCATGATTCTTTATCTATAAAACATTTTACTCTAAATTATAACTTTAATCAGTTAAAAATTGATGTAGTTCCCCATGGACACTATCGAGAAATTTATGATCATGCAATTCCTCAATTGGAAGCCAGAAAAATTTTAGGAATTCCACTATCTGGAAAAGTTTATCTTAACTTAGGTTTGCTAAGACCTTATAAGGGATTAGAACGCTTACTCAAAGTTTGGGAAGAAAATCAAGAATTTCTTAAAGACAGTACCTTATTAATAGTCGGAAAAGCATTAGATGAATTTTACCTGCAAAAGTTAAATCAATTAGCTGCTAATATCCAGGGAGTTGTTATTAATGCCAATTTTGTAGAAGATAGTAAGATACATATTTTTTTTAGTGCTGCTGATGTTGTAGTTCTTCCTTTTGAAAAAATTTTAACCTCTGGTAGTCTAATTTTAGCAATGTCTTACAATAAACCTATTATTGCTCCTCGTACTGATAGTATATTGGAAACTTTAGGTCAAGCAAATTTATTGCTTTATGATTATCAAGATCAGCAAGGATTATTTAATAGTTTAAAACTCAGTAATCAGATGGATCTAAGCAAATTAAGTGAGTTAGTAAATCAGGAATGTGATAAATTATCGTGGCATGAAATCGGTAAAAAAACTGCTACTATTTTCAATGACTTGTTAAGTTGTAGATAA
- a CDS encoding glycosyltransferase: MNKVSILIPCYNAEKWITQAIESALNQTYLNKEVIVVDDGSTDNSLEIIKSFGNSIHWETGANKGGNAARNRLLELSTGTWLQYLDADDYLLPDKIEKQINFLKQFPHIDIIYSPSILEYWETEMLKQEVLSIPKPHDPYILLALWYLPQTGSPLWKKQAILDVGGWKTDQPVCQEHELYLRLLKAGKGFAYCHNSGSVYRQWSESTVCKKDKTLTYQHRLEITNNLELHLRLIGELNHERLYAINKSRFECARIIWLFNPKWAKSLIKTIHNLDNNFKLPNSTAPWFYQKIYYSLGFESAEMIAKFKRQLLNLN; encoded by the coding sequence ATGAATAAAGTTAGCATTCTGATTCCCTGCTACAATGCAGAAAAATGGATCACACAAGCTATAGAAAGTGCATTAAATCAAACCTATCTGAACAAAGAAGTAATTGTTGTTGATGATGGCTCTACGGATAATAGTTTAGAAATAATCAAGAGTTTTGGTAATTCTATTCATTGGGAAACAGGAGCAAATAAAGGTGGAAATGCTGCCAGAAATCGTTTACTAGAACTCAGCACAGGAACATGGTTACAATATCTAGATGCTGATGATTATTTACTTCCTGATAAGATTGAAAAACAGATTAATTTTCTAAAGCAGTTTCCTCATATAGATATCATTTATAGTCCTAGTATTCTTGAATATTGGGAAACAGAAATGTTAAAACAGGAAGTCCTATCTATTCCCAAACCTCATGATCCATATATACTATTAGCTCTTTGGTACTTACCACAAACAGGAAGTCCGCTTTGGAAAAAACAGGCTATTTTAGATGTAGGAGGTTGGAAAACTGATCAACCTGTGTGTCAAGAACATGAATTATATTTACGACTACTCAAAGCTGGAAAAGGATTTGCATATTGTCATAACTCTGGTTCAGTTTATAGACAGTGGAGTGAGTCAACTGTTTGTAAAAAAGATAAAACATTAACCTATCAACATCGGTTAGAAATTACAAATAATCTAGAATTACATTTACGGTTAATTGGTGAACTCAATCATGAGCGTTTGTATGCAATAAATAAATCCAGATTTGAGTGTGCTAGGATTATTTGGTTGTTTAATCCAAAATGGGCAAAAAGTCTTATCAAGACAATACATAATTTAGATAATAACTTCAAACTACCTAATTCTACAGCCCCTTGGTTTTATCAAAAAATATATTACTCTTTGGGATTTGAATCTGCTGAAATGATAGCTAAATTTAAAAGACAATTACTAAACTTAAATTAA
- a CDS encoding sulfotransferase domain-containing protein, with protein MNKVIPNLIIIGAMKSGTSSLHNYLNLHPNIQMSTLKELDFFILEKNWNQGLDWYSNQFPINKEVKIFGESSPNYTKHHLFAGIPQRMASISPDAKLIYILRDPINRILSHYFHQFVDHQEQRSLIDALQDDKNNNYINTSRYYFQIDKFLSTYKIDQILFLTLEELDKNRNQTLQKIFNFLGVDSSFEHPAFNKTYHRSSAKRRLTDLGYSISKLPSGLRFCNLFPTVFQSKVGYPVVDEQLLIYLKSILSEDVEKLRCLTGLSFLDWSL; from the coding sequence ATGAATAAGGTTATTCCCAATCTAATCATTATTGGTGCTATGAAAAGCGGAACAAGCAGTTTACATAATTATTTAAATTTACATCCAAATATTCAAATGTCAACCCTAAAAGAATTAGATTTCTTTATCTTAGAAAAAAATTGGAATCAAGGGTTAGATTGGTATAGTAATCAATTTCCTATCAATAAAGAAGTAAAAATATTTGGTGAGTCCTCACCTAACTATACAAAACACCATCTTTTTGCAGGGATTCCGCAGCGGATGGCATCTATATCACCTGACGCTAAATTAATTTACATTCTACGTGATCCCATCAATAGAATTTTATCACACTATTTCCATCAGTTTGTAGATCATCAAGAACAGCGCTCACTAATTGATGCTTTACAAGATGATAAAAATAATAACTATATCAATACTAGTAGATATTATTTTCAGATAGATAAATTTTTATCAACTTATAAAATAGACCAAATTTTGTTTCTAACTCTAGAAGAATTAGATAAAAATCGGAATCAAACTCTCCAAAAAATATTTAATTTTCTAGGTGTTGATTCCTCATTTGAACACCCAGCATTTAATAAAACCTATCATCGCTCTTCGGCAAAAAGAAGATTGACTGATTTAGGATATAGTATCTCAAAACTACCATCTGGATTGCGTTTTTGTAATCTTTTTCCCACTGTTTTTCAAAGCAAAGTTGGATACCCAGTTGTGGATGAACAGCTTTTAATATATTTGAAGTCTATTTTGTCTGAAGATGTTGAGAAGCTACGATGTTTAACTGGATTGAGTTTTTTAGATTGGTCTTTATAA
- a CDS encoding glycosyltransferase, giving the protein MKTKLPITALVPTRNRSEPFRRMLGTLAQQSAQPLEMIVVDGSDNDSTQQICDSTIPGLLTKIYYHKATKLGAAIQRNQAMSYATQNTILLLDDDILFEPECVSRLWNALQSDTKIGGVNAMITNQKYLPPGNISRLLFRFLHGQSESSYAGKCIGPAMNLLPEDRQDLPEVVPVEWLNTTCVLYLREALPNPLFPEIFKGYSLMEDVTLSLTVGKNWKLVNARTARIFHDSQTGDHKNNPGVLAEMDLVNRHYVMTKILDRQQWQYYLKLAVLQVFGIVALLTKLQGWIDLPKVLAGKMRAVALIISAKLQH; this is encoded by the coding sequence ATGAAAACTAAACTACCCATTACTGCTTTAGTTCCCACAAGAAATAGATCTGAACCATTCAGGAGAATGCTTGGGACTTTAGCCCAACAGTCAGCACAACCTTTAGAAATGATTGTGGTAGATGGTTCAGATAATGATAGCACTCAACAAATTTGTGACAGTACAATTCCCGGACTGCTAACTAAAATTTACTACCATAAAGCAACAAAACTGGGCGCTGCTATTCAACGCAATCAGGCAATGAGTTATGCAACTCAAAATACTATTTTGCTACTGGATGATGATATCTTATTTGAACCTGAATGTGTCTCCAGATTGTGGAATGCTCTACAAAGTGACACTAAAATTGGTGGGGTAAATGCTATGATTACCAATCAAAAATATTTACCACCAGGAAATATTAGCCGCTTGCTCTTTCGATTTCTACATGGACAGTCAGAAAGCAGTTATGCAGGTAAATGTATTGGCCCAGCTATGAATTTATTACCAGAAGATCGGCAAGATTTACCGGAAGTTGTTCCTGTCGAATGGCTAAATACAACCTGTGTCCTGTATCTTAGGGAAGCATTACCCAATCCTTTATTTCCAGAAATTTTTAAGGGTTACTCTTTAATGGAAGATGTTACCTTATCGTTAACAGTTGGGAAAAATTGGAAATTAGTTAATGCTCGTACGGCTAGGATTTTTCATGATAGTCAAACCGGTGATCATAAAAATAACCCTGGTGTTTTAGCAGAAATGGATTTAGTAAACCGTCATTATGTAATGACTAAAATATTAGACCGTCAGCAATGGCAGTATTATTTAAAATTAGCTGTGCTGCAAGTATTTGGCATCGTTGCTTTACTGACAAAATTGCAAGGTTGGATTGATTTACCAAAAGTATTAGCTGGGAAAATGAGAGCAGTCGCTCTAATAATATCAGCAAAATTACAACACTAA
- a CDS encoding acyltransferase encodes MQIIRSSLIGGKRLINGLESRWLNLYYRALGVKLNGYVWMRQIEISRNFQDIEIENNCALDQGVILLCSGETLLHPKIYIGSHTYINRHTFLDAIESVTIGNHCAIGPGCYITDHNHGTDLNFPPLEQPMVSKPTKIGDRVWIGANVTILKGVTIGNDTVVGAGSVVTKDLPEKAIAVGVPAKVIKHRTST; translated from the coding sequence ATGCAAATTATTAGGTCTTCTCTAATCGGTGGAAAAAGATTAATTAATGGTTTAGAAAGCCGGTGGCTTAATTTATATTATCGTGCTTTAGGGGTTAAATTAAACGGTTACGTCTGGATGCGCCAAATTGAAATTTCCCGTAATTTCCAGGATATTGAAATTGAAAACAATTGTGCGCTTGATCAAGGTGTAATTCTTTTGTGTAGTGGTGAAACCCTACTCCATCCTAAAATTTATATTGGTTCTCATACCTACATTAACCGTCATACTTTTCTTGATGCTATTGAATCTGTAACTATTGGTAATCATTGTGCAATTGGGCCAGGTTGTTATATAACAGACCATAATCATGGAACTGACCTAAATTTTCCTCCTCTTGAACAGCCTATGGTGAGCAAACCCACTAAAATAGGCGATCGCGTTTGGATAGGAGCCAATGTAACAATACTCAAAGGTGTTACTATTGGTAATGATACTGTAGTAGGTGCTGGTAGTGTAGTCACTAAAGATTTACCAGAAAAAGCGATCGCCGTAGGTGTACCAGCAAAAGTAATTAAGCACAGAACCTCAACCTAA
- a CDS encoding glycosyltransferase family A protein: MMTAQATIILTTHNRCELLKKSIQAAKRQSVAVDIIVMDDNSTDETSEMMSRDFPDIPYYRSSENKGPCYQRNKGIELSKTKIVFPLDDDSILNSQYTIEQTLKEFDDPQVGAVAIPFINILQDQIIWTQAPDHKQIYVTHAYVAAAHAVDREKFLAIGGYREIFFYMGEEGDACIRLLQQGYYVRLGMADPIHHHQPPNRISKRPDVFGRQNDILFPYFNAPINMLAISLLGTTLKGMWFGLKVRRPLYMLEGFYRGYKTALNKIKMRQPVDQDCFQTYRFLKRKQIATLQEIKPYLNSKTF; this comes from the coding sequence ATGATGACTGCTCAAGCCACAATAATACTTACAACACATAATAGATGTGAATTACTAAAAAAATCGATTCAAGCTGCAAAACGTCAGAGTGTTGCTGTTGATATCATTGTCATGGATGATAATTCTACAGATGAGACAAGTGAAATGATGTCTCGTGATTTTCCTGACATCCCCTATTATCGCTCATCCGAAAATAAAGGCCCTTGCTATCAGCGAAATAAAGGTATTGAGCTATCCAAAACCAAAATAGTTTTTCCCCTAGATGACGACTCAATTCTTAATTCTCAATACACAATTGAGCAAACCCTAAAAGAATTTGATGACCCACAAGTTGGCGCAGTTGCTATTCCTTTTATCAACATTTTACAAGATCAAATTATCTGGACACAAGCCCCCGATCATAAACAAATATATGTGACTCATGCCTATGTCGCAGCTGCTCACGCTGTTGACAGGGAAAAGTTCCTTGCCATAGGAGGTTACAGGGAGATATTCTTCTATATGGGAGAAGAAGGAGACGCTTGTATACGACTTTTACAACAAGGTTATTATGTACGTTTGGGTATGGCTGATCCTATTCACCACCACCAACCCCCAAATCGAATTTCTAAAAGACCTGATGTTTTTGGCCGCCAAAATGATATTTTATTTCCCTACTTTAATGCTCCTATCAATATGTTGGCAATTTCTTTATTAGGAACTACATTAAAAGGGATGTGGTTTGGTCTTAAAGTTCGTCGTCCGCTTTATATGTTAGAAGGATTTTATCGGGGCTATAAAACTGCTCTAAACAAAATAAAAATGCGGCAACCAGTAGATCAGGATTGTTTTCAAACCTATCGTTTCTTAAAAAGAAAGCAGATAGCAACCTTACAGGAAATTAAACCCTATTTAAACAGTAAAACTTTTTAG